One stretch of Sulfuricystis multivorans DNA includes these proteins:
- the hfq gene encoding RNA chaperone Hfq has translation MSNKGQMLQDPFLNTLRREHIPVSIYLVNGIKLQGQVESFDQYVVLLKNTVTQMVYKHAISTVVPARPVNISNEPAE, from the coding sequence ATGAGCAACAAAGGGCAGATGCTACAAGACCCGTTTCTGAACACGCTGCGGCGCGAGCACATCCCCGTTTCGATCTATCTCGTCAATGGCATCAAGCTGCAGGGGCAGGTCGAATCCTTCGACCAATATGTCGTGTTGCTCAAGAACACCGTCACACAGATGGTCTATAAGCACGCCATTTCCACCGTGGTGCCCGCCCGCCCGGTGAATATCAGCAACGAACCGGCCGAGTGA
- the hflX gene encoding GTPase HflX, translating to MFERPAAGERAILVQLDFGEGDVAERLDEFRLLAGSAGAVPIATITGKRDRPDPKTYAGSGKVEEIRAATILHGAELVIFNHELSPAQQRNLEKALERRVIDRTALILDIFALRAKSHEGKLQVELAQLEHQLTRLVRGWSHLERQRGGIGLRGPGEKQLETDRRLLGKRIAVLKERLRQLERQRAVRRKGRSRSEVLSVSLVGYTNAGKSTLFNALTKAGAYAADQLFATLDTTSRKLYVPSCELENGRSGCQIVLSDTVGFIRDLPHALVAAFHATLEETVAADLLLHVVDAASPDRDQQMRAVLQVLAEIGAAGVPQIVVLNKIDLTGVAPGVERDECDNIARVRVSAKTGAGLDLLRAALAEMSRKLAMPIIDKTTHPITEHDHRHSDVAQ from the coding sequence ATGTTTGAACGCCCTGCGGCCGGCGAGCGGGCCATTCTCGTGCAGCTCGATTTCGGTGAGGGCGATGTCGCCGAACGCCTCGACGAGTTCCGGCTCTTGGCCGGCAGCGCCGGGGCCGTCCCCATCGCCACGATCACCGGCAAAAGGGATCGCCCCGATCCGAAAACCTATGCCGGTTCCGGCAAGGTCGAGGAAATCCGCGCGGCGACGATTCTCCACGGTGCGGAGCTGGTCATCTTCAACCACGAGCTTTCGCCTGCCCAGCAGCGCAACCTGGAAAAAGCCCTGGAGCGCCGCGTCATCGATCGTACGGCGCTGATCCTCGACATCTTCGCATTGCGCGCGAAGAGTCACGAAGGCAAGCTGCAGGTCGAACTCGCCCAGCTCGAGCACCAGCTGACGCGACTGGTGCGCGGCTGGAGTCACCTGGAGCGGCAACGGGGTGGCATCGGTCTGCGCGGCCCGGGCGAGAAACAGTTGGAAACCGACCGGCGCCTGCTTGGCAAGCGCATCGCCGTATTGAAAGAGCGCCTGCGGCAGCTGGAACGCCAACGCGCAGTGCGCCGCAAGGGGCGTAGTCGCAGCGAGGTGCTCTCGGTCTCGCTGGTCGGCTACACCAACGCCGGCAAGAGCACGTTGTTCAACGCGCTGACGAAGGCAGGTGCCTATGCCGCCGATCAGCTCTTCGCCACCCTCGATACCACTTCCCGCAAGCTCTATGTGCCGAGCTGCGAGCTGGAAAACGGTCGATCAGGCTGCCAGATCGTGTTATCCGACACCGTCGGCTTCATTCGCGACCTGCCGCATGCGCTCGTCGCCGCCTTCCATGCCACGCTCGAAGAAACGGTGGCGGCCGATTTACTGTTGCACGTCGTCGATGCCGCAAGCCCCGATCGCGACCAGCAAATGCGCGCCGTCCTCCAGGTGCTTGCCGAGATCGGCGCAGCCGGGGTGCCGCAGATCGTCGTCCTCAACAAGATCGATTTGACGGGGGTTGCCCCCGGAGTCGAACGGGATGAGTGTGATAACATCGCCCGCGTCCGTGTCAGCGCCAAGACCGGCGCCGGACTCGACCTGTTGCGAGCCGCGCTGGCCGAAATGTCGCGCAAGCTGGCAATGCCGATCATCGACAAGACCACCCACCCCATTACAGAACATGATCACCGGCATTCTGATGTCGCTCAATGA
- the hflK gene encoding FtsH protease activity modulator HflK, which yields MSLNDHGWGNDPGRGGRNGPPDLDELWRDFNKRLSGILGKKGGGAGGDDGGARRPNLTPGQFGGGLGLLIALIAVVWLASGFYIVDASQRGVVLTLGKYSETTEPGLRWRLPWPIQSHEVVNLTGVRTIEIGYRGSEKNKVLKEALMLTDDENIVSVQFAVQYLLKDPKAYLFNNRHPDDAVTQAAETAIREVVGKSKMDFVLYEGRDVIAANTQKTMQEILDRYDTGIQIRAVTMQSTQPPEQVQAAFDDAVKAGQDRERQKNEGEAYANDVIPRARGTASRLLQEAEGYRARLVATAEGEAARFSKLYGEYAKAPEVTRQRLYLETMQQIFTNTSKVMIDAKGGGNLLYLPLDKLMQQAAANPAPAEAPIVERPSAPASAQENRDVRTRGQLTRERGER from the coding sequence ATGTCGCTCAATGACCACGGCTGGGGCAACGACCCCGGGCGCGGCGGCCGCAACGGGCCTCCCGATCTCGACGAGCTGTGGCGCGATTTCAACAAGCGCCTGTCCGGCATCCTGGGCAAGAAGGGCGGCGGTGCGGGCGGCGACGACGGCGGCGCGCGCAGGCCGAACTTGACGCCTGGCCAGTTCGGCGGCGGCCTGGGCCTCTTGATCGCGCTCATCGCGGTCGTCTGGCTGGCGAGCGGCTTCTACATCGTCGATGCCAGCCAGCGCGGCGTGGTGCTCACCCTCGGCAAATACTCCGAAACCACCGAGCCGGGCCTGCGCTGGCGACTACCCTGGCCGATCCAGAGCCATGAAGTCGTCAACCTCACCGGCGTGCGCACCATCGAGATCGGCTATCGCGGTTCCGAGAAGAACAAGGTGCTCAAGGAAGCGCTGATGCTCACCGACGACGAGAACATCGTCAGCGTGCAGTTCGCCGTCCAGTACCTGCTCAAAGACCCAAAGGCCTACCTGTTCAACAACCGCCATCCCGACGACGCCGTCACTCAGGCTGCCGAGACCGCGATCCGCGAGGTGGTTGGCAAGAGCAAGATGGACTTCGTGCTCTATGAGGGTCGCGATGTGATCGCCGCCAACACGCAGAAGACGATGCAGGAGATCCTCGACCGTTACGACACCGGCATCCAGATCCGCGCCGTGACGATGCAGAGCACCCAGCCGCCCGAGCAGGTGCAAGCCGCCTTCGACGATGCGGTGAAGGCTGGCCAGGACCGCGAGCGGCAGAAGAACGAGGGGGAAGCCTACGCCAACGACGTGATCCCGCGGGCGCGTGGTACCGCTTCGCGCCTGCTGCAGGAAGCCGAAGGCTACCGCGCGCGGCTCGTCGCCACCGCAGAAGGTGAAGCGGCACGCTTTTCCAAGCTCTATGGCGAATACGCCAAGGCGCCGGAAGTCACGCGCCAGCGCCTCTATCTAGAAACCATGCAGCAGATCTTCACCAACACCAGCAAGGTGATGATCGATGCCAAGGGCGGCGGCAATCTGCTCTATCTGCCGCTCGACAAGCTGATGCAGCAGGCGGCGGCCAATCCCGCGCCGGCTGAAGCGCCGATCGTCGAGCGGCCGTCGGCGCCGGCTTCCGCCCAGGAAAACCGTGACGTGCGCACGCGCGGCCAACTGACGCGCGAACGGGGAGAACGCTGA
- the hflC gene encoding protease modulator HflC — protein MQRLPFMLAIVFAVFVAAGAMLFTVDQRQYAIVFQLGEIKEVVTTPGLHFKWPLIQNVRYFDRRILTMDSVEPERFLTAEKKPVLVDSFVKWRIADVHQYYISVQGDEMLARTRLAQTVNSGLREEFGRRTVHDVVSGERDKIMAEVQKKADADARQIGVEIVDVRLKRVDLPPEVSESVYRRMETERKRVANELRSQGAAEAERIRADADKQREVIIAEAYREAQKIKGEGDAKAAAIYAKAFGENPEFYAFYRSLEAYRQSFANKNDLLVVDPSAEFFKYLKNGAKAAGK, from the coding sequence ATGCAACGACTGCCCTTCATGCTCGCGATCGTCTTCGCCGTGTTCGTCGCAGCCGGCGCGATGCTGTTTACCGTCGATCAGCGCCAGTATGCAATCGTCTTCCAGCTCGGCGAGATCAAGGAGGTGGTCACGACTCCCGGTCTTCATTTCAAGTGGCCGTTGATCCAGAACGTACGCTATTTCGATCGGCGCATCCTGACGATGGACTCGGTCGAGCCGGAGCGTTTCTTGACCGCCGAGAAAAAGCCGGTGCTGGTCGATTCCTTCGTCAAATGGCGGATCGCCGACGTGCATCAGTATTACATCTCGGTGCAGGGCGACGAAATGCTGGCGCGTACCCGTCTGGCGCAGACCGTCAATTCCGGCCTGCGCGAAGAGTTCGGCCGGCGCACCGTGCATGACGTGGTTTCCGGCGAACGCGACAAGATCATGGCCGAGGTGCAGAAGAAGGCGGATGCCGATGCGCGCCAGATCGGCGTCGAGATCGTCGATGTGCGTTTGAAGCGCGTCGATCTGCCGCCGGAAGTCTCCGAATCCGTCTATCGCCGCATGGAGACCGAGCGCAAGCGCGTGGCCAACGAGCTCCGCTCGCAGGGCGCGGCAGAAGCGGAACGGATCCGCGCCGACGCCGACAAGCAGCGCGAGGTGATCATCGCCGAGGCCTATCGCGAGGCCCAGAAGATCAAGGGTGAAGGCGATGCCAAGGCCGCGGCGATCTATGCCAAGGCTTTTGGCGAGAACCCCGAGTTCTACGCCTTCTACCGCAGTCTCGAAGCGTATCGCCAGAGCTTCGCCAACAAGAACGACCTGCTCGTCGTCGATCCGAGCGCCGAGTTCTTCAAGTATCTGAAGAACGGCGCGAAAGCTGCTGGCAAATAA
- a CDS encoding DUF2065 domain-containing protein has product MTNLLLAFALMLVIEGLLPFAAPRIWRETFRRALELTDGQLRFVGLSSIVIGLTLLLLFR; this is encoded by the coding sequence ATGACGAATCTCCTGCTGGCGTTCGCGCTGATGCTCGTGATCGAAGGCCTATTGCCCTTCGCCGCGCCGCGCATCTGGCGCGAGACCTTTCGTCGTGCGCTCGAGCTCACCGATGGTCAGCTGCGTTTCGTGGGCTTGAGCTCGATCGTCATCGGTCTGACGCTGTTGCTGTTGTTCAGATAA